The stretch of DNA GACAATCGCCTATCCCCTCGGGATAACACTCCCTCCAGCAATGTTGAAAAAGAATCGCTATATCTAAAGGCAATCCTACTTTTCTGCAATTCATCTCTTAGCAGTTTATGTCGCTCGCTCACATCAGCTGGGAGTAATTGTGCTGACCACTGAAAAGGAGTGTGTGGCTTAGGCACTAAAGTAGAAACGCTTACAGTGATATTTTTCCCCTTTGCTTCCTTTAAACCCTTAATGCGACGCGCGAGATGGACGATTCCCAAAACGTCTTCAATAGTTTCAGTAGGTAGGCCAATCATAAAATAAAGCTTAATTCCGCTCCAGCCCATTTGAAACACATTCTTACAGGTTTCTAAAATCTGCTCATCTGTAACACCCTTGTTGATGACGTCGCGAAGCCTTTGAGTTCCCGCTTCAGGTGCCACGGTGAAACCAGTGCGGCGCACTTTTTGTACTTGTTCCAACAGTTCTGGTTTTAGAGCGTCGACTCTAGTTGATGGAAACGATACTGCCAATTTTTCTTCGTCTGCGTAGCGATTCATTACTTCAGTAACTAGAGGAAGAATGGAGCAATAATCGGCTGTGCTTAAGCTCATCAAGGAGACTTCTTCAAAACCACTATGAGAAAGGGCCGTGTCAATAATATCTAGCACCTCTTCTGGGCGCCTTTCCCGTTGTGGGCGATACAAAAAACCAGCCTGACAAAAGCGACAACCGCGCACACAGCCGCGCATCAGTTCGACGCTCAAGCGATTGTGAACCGTTTTTACGTTAGGCACTATGGGGTTAACGAGAGTAGTTGCTCCACTTAAAGTATTAAGCAATCGCCTGCGCGACGTGGAAATGCTCGTAGTGGATTTTGCGGGAGTGGTCAGCACGGGGCGTGTGGAATCGTAGTCGACGTTAAAATGTGCGGGGACGTAAATTCCTTCTATGGTGGCTAACTCTGCGAGAAGTGCGTTCTTGTCAGTGCGTTTCGCATCCTTAAACGCAAGGCACGTGCATATAATTTCTTCGATAGCCTCTTCAGCATCCCCTAAGAAGAACGCATCGAAAAAAGGTGCAATAGCCTCGGCATGATAAGCCCAAGGTCCACCCCCAATCACCAGCGGAAAACTCATGTTGCGTTCGCTTGCGAGAAACGGAATGTCAGCCATGTCAAGCATGGCTAAGATATTGGTGGCGCAGAGCTCGTATTGTAGGCTAAAACCCAAGATGTCGAAATTTCGCAGCGGGCGCTTTGATTCGAGCGATACTAGTGGAAAGTCACTCTCGACAAGCAACTTCTCCATGTCGGGTAGAGGCATAAAGACGCGTTCAGCCCAGTATTGAGGAGTCCG from Deltaproteobacteria bacterium encodes:
- a CDS encoding TIGR03960 family B12-binding radical SAM protein, whose protein sequence is MELLNPSHTFDFIESHLLEVQKPGQYIGSEYNSVIKSDANVRMHFALAFPDTYEIGMSHLGLQLLYEVINRTPQYWAERVFMPLPDMEKLLVESDFPLVSLESKRPLRNFDILGFSLQYELCATNILAMLDMADIPFLASERNMSFPLVIGGGPWAYHAEAIAPFFDAFFLGDAEEAIEEIICTCLAFKDAKRTDKNALLAELATIEGIYVPAHFNVDYDSTRPVLTTPAKSTTSISTSRRRLLNTLSGATTLVNPIVPNVKTVHNRLSVELMRGCVRGCRFCQAGFLYRPQRERRPEEVLDIIDTALSHSGFEEVSLMSLSTADYCSILPLVTEVMNRYADEEKLAVSFPSTRVDALKPELLEQVQKVRRTGFTVAPEAGTQRLRDVINKGVTDEQILETCKNVFQMGWSGIKLYFMIGLPTETIEDVLGIVHLARRIKGLKEAKGKNITVSVSTLVPKPHTPFQWSAQLLPADVSERHKLLRDELQKSRIAFRYSDSFSTLLEGVLSRGDRRLS